The proteins below come from a single Anguilla rostrata isolate EN2019 chromosome 3, ASM1855537v3, whole genome shotgun sequence genomic window:
- the c1qtnf2 gene encoding complement C1q tumor necrosis factor-related protein 2, with amino-acid sequence MTLSPLKAVAMVPLALLACLLPLAAPETAPNLGKKGRNVTVHSSQLVCSLPGPQGPPGFPGAPGSPGPVGKMGLPGKDGADGKDGERGQKGHPGEAGRLGNPGKPGLMGRQGVVGKAGPRGLKGVRGAPGFAGAGGARGEKGEDGEGGRAGGCNCGNNMARSAFSVAVTQSYPKERLPIRFNRILLNEGGHYNASDGKFVCAIPGVYYFTYDITLANKHLAIGLVHNGQYKIRTFDANTGNHDVASGSTVLRLQREDQVWLQIFYSEQNGLFFDPYWTDSLFTGFLIFADQDFLNEVDQKANAEAT; translated from the exons ATGACGTTATCGCCTCTGAAAG CCGTCGCCATGGTACCCCTGGCCCTGCTGGCCTGTCTGCTGCCTCTCGCCGCCCCTGAGACGGCCCCGAACCTCGGCAAGAAGGGCCGAAACGTCACCGTGCACTCCTCTCAGCTCGTCTGCAGCCTGCCGGGCCCCCAGGGGCCGCCGGGGTTTCCGGGGGCACCGGGGTCCCCCGGCCCCGTCGGCAAGATGGGGCTCCCGGGGAAGGACGGGGCAGAtgggaaggatggagagagagggcagaaggGGCACCCGG ggGAAGCCGGGCGGCTCGGTAACCCAGGGAAACCGGGGCTGATGGGCCGGCAGGGCGTGGTGGGCAAGGCGGGGCCCCGGGGCCTGAAGGGGGTGCGCGGGGCCCCGGGATTCgccggggcgggcggggccagaggCGAGAAGGGCGAGGACGGGGAGGGCGGCCGCGCCGGCGGCTGCAACTGCGGCAACAACATGGCGCGGTCCGCCTTCTCGGTCGCCGTGACGCAGAGCTACCCGAAGGAGCGCCTGCCGATCCGCTTCAACCGCATCCTGCTGAACGAGGGCGGCCACTACAACGCCAGCGACGGCAAGTTCGTCTGCGCCATCCCCGGCGTCTACTACTTCACCTACGACATCACGCTGGCCAACAAGCACCTGGCCATCGGCCTGGTGCACAACGGCCAGTACAAGATCCGCACCTTCGACGCCAACACGGGAAACCACGACGTGGCGTCGGGTTCCACGGTGCTGCGGCTGCAGCGCGAGGACCAGGTCTGGCTGCAGATCTTCTACTCCGAGCAGAACGGCCTCTTCTTCGACCCCTACTGGACCGACAGCCTCTTCACCGGCTTCCTCATCTTCGCCGACCAAGACTTCCTGAACGAGGTGGATCAGAAGGCCAACGCCGAAGCCACCTGA
- the LOC135249693 gene encoding cilia- and flagella- associated protein 210-like — translation MNIAASGENRDSRRGLQGHRQEARQKAIRQEFYQSDRVRQFHRALLQSETLNDRENQAKTDQKLTSAANEETKKMIDEIKRKWLEGIEQDRQHLRKREMEAKAVGDYIKQQMMEHESMRRQMMLDKEREIEECRQMREQYAREAQMRKQQDHIDKMKARKAHRDLLAATSTIRALEAEKQEMEAERRRFFEMERDKRVMRKQEKREERRRVAQRYKKMVVEQLATEMREKAGEEEQLSAKILADSIAKWEAKLHAEQTEMEEKNKSMRDAIAAHRELTLKEQEQKAKEDEENAQEELDDRKEDDRVHWETEELKAQEKENERAAMDDFLRRQVLGRRFRDRLLRGEQLDFDKKYEELISEEEEQFQQYTAAVIDAATNANRNIIPLLRAANHGMWCGLGPINGGLRTGYLVPGANYDQIPDYVGTTAADIKRLYENDQADSRRLGFIW, via the coding sequence ATGAATATTGCAGCATCTGGTGAAAATCGGGATAGCAGAAGAGGCCTGCAAGGCCACAGGCAGGAGGCTAGACAGAAAGCCATACGCCAAGAGTTCTACCAAAGCGATCGCGTGAGGCAGTTCCATCGTGCACTTCTGCAGTCGGAAACTCTGAATGATCGCGAGAACCAGGCGAAGACAGACCAGAAGCTTACCAGTGCCGCCAATGAGGAGACCAAGAAAATGATTGACGAGATAAAGCGAAAATGGCTGGAGGGCATCGAGCAGGACCGACAGCACCTAAGGAAACGGGAGATGGAGGCGAAGGCCGTTGGCGATTACATAAAGCAACAAATGATGGAACACGAGTCCATGCGGAGGCAGATGATGCTAGATAAGGAAAGGGAGATTGAAGAGTGCCGACAAATGCGAGAGCAATACGCAAGGGAGGCGCAAATGCGCAAGCAGCAGGACCACATTGATAAGATGAAGGCCAGGAAAGCTCACAGGGATCTTCTGGCAGCGACCAGCACCATCAGGGCGCTGGAGGCTGAGAAGCAGGAGATGGAGGCGGAGAGGCGCAGGTTTTTTGAGATGGAGAGGGACAAACGGGTGATGAGGAagcaggagaagagggaggagaggcgcAGGGTGGCGCAGAGGTACAAAAAGATGGTGGTGGAGCAGCTGGCCACGGAGATGCGGGAGAAGGCCGGCGAAGAGGAGCAGCTCAGCGCCAAGATCCTGGCCGACAGCATCGCCAAGTGGGAGGCCAAGCTGCACGCGGAGCAGACGGAAATGGAGGAGAAGAACAAGTCCATGCGGGACGCCATCGCCGCGCACCGGGAGCTGACGCTCAAAGAGCAGGAGCAGAAGGCCAAAGAGGACGAGGAGAACGCACAGGAGGAGCTGGACGACAGGAAAGAGGACGACCGCGTGCACTGGGAGACGGAGGAGCTGAAGGCCCAGGAGAAGGAGAATGAGCGCGCCGCCATGGACGACTTCCTGCGCCGGCAGGTGCTGGGGAGGCGCTTCCGCGACCGCCTCCTGCGCGGGGAGCAGCTGGACTTCGACAAAAAGTACGAGGAGCTGATctccgaggaggaggagcagtttCAGCAGTACACCGCCGCGGTGATCGACGCCGCCACGAACGCCAACAGGAACATAATCCCGCTCCTCCGGGCGGCCAATCACGGCATGTGGTGCGGCCTGGGCCCCATCAACGGGGGACTCAGAACAGGTTACCTAGTGCCCGGTGCCAACTACGATCAGATTCCCGATTACGTGGGCACCACGGCCGCAGACATCAAGAGGTTATACGAGAATGATCAAGCAGATTCAAGAAGACTGGGTTTTATATGGTAG
- the LOC135249694 gene encoding cilia- and flagella- associated protein 210-like — MASESTDVLNGGRTGLQKQRQEALAKAICQQFYQSDRVKQFHRALLQTEALKELDDQMTMKQRLICAAKEETRRFMAGVRRKELEALEQEREKIRQKNAEKKAFREFLTQQMEEQEQQRLRKAEKEKEVEECKKLCEQYEREKRLLSEQKKEKMMQMRKAHTEHLRATSAVRTLEAEKQEMQEERRRFFDMERDLRMMRKQEKREERRRVAQRYKKMVVEQLATEMREKASEEEQLNAKILADSIAKWEAKLQRERAELEEKRRSMRDAIAAHREDKRRARERQAQEEDRAAWDVLDAGKEQDLLSRESERLSVRRAEGKRGAMDDFLRRQMAEGRAEERLRERRRVDFDRRYAELIAEEEEQYQRYTDGVIRAATDAGRNTIPLLRAAKHGMWTGVGPIYGGLRADYLVPGASYDQMPNYVSTTTEDLQRLYGTEGGQSTTRLSFIW, encoded by the coding sequence ATGGCGTCAGAAAGTACAGATGTGCTGAATGGCGGGAGAACAGGTCTCCAGAAGCAGCGGCAGGAGGCCCTCGCCAAAGCAATATGCCAACAGTTCTATCAGAGCGACCGCGTGAAACAGTTCCACCGCGCGCTCCTGCAAACGGAGGCGCTGAAGGAGCTGGACGACCAGATGACGATGAAGCAGAGGCTGATCTGCGCGGCCAAGGAGGAGACCAGGAGGTTCATGGCGGGCGTGAGACGCAAAGAGCTGGAAGCTCTGGAGCAGGAGCGCGAGAAGATCAGGCAGAAGAACGCGGAGAAAAAGGCCTTCAGAGAATTCCTGACGCAACAGATGgaagagcaggagcagcagaggcTGAGGAAGGCGGAGAAGGAAAAAGAGGTGGAAGAGTGCAAGAAGCTGTGCGAGCAGTACGAGAGGGAGAAGAGGCTTCTCAGCGagcagaagaaagagaagatgaTGCAGATGAGGAAGGCCCACACCGAGCACCTGCGGGCGACGAGCGCCGTCCGGACACTAGAGGCCGAGAAGCAGGAgatgcaggaggagaggaggaggttcTTCGACATGGAGAGGGACCTCCGGATGATGAGGAagcaggagaagagggaggagaggcgcAGGGTGGCGCAGCGGTACAAAAAGATGGTGGTGGAGCAGCTGGCCACGGAGATGCGGGAGAAGGCCAGCGAAGAGGAGCAGCTCAACGCCAAGATCCTGGCCGACAGCATCGCCAAGTGGGAGGCCAAGCTGCAGCGGGAGCGcgcggagctggaggagaagaggaggtcCATGCGGGACGCCATCGCCGCGCACCGCGAGGACAAGCGCCGGGCCCGGGAGCGCCAGGCCCAGGAGGAGGACCGGGCCGCCTGGGACGTCCTCGACGCCGGGAAGGAGCAGGACCTGCTGTCGCGGGAGAGCGAGCGGCTGAGCGTGCGCAGGGCGGAGGGGAAGCGCGGCGCCATGGACGACTTCCTGCGGCGGCAGATGGCGGAGGGGCGCGCCGAGGAGCGCCTGCGGGAGCGGCGGCGCGTGGACTTCGACCGGAGGTACGCCGAGCTGAtcgccgaggaggaggagcagtaCCAGCGCTACACCGACGGCGTGATCCGCGCCGCCACCGACGCCGGACGCAACACCATCCCGCTCCTGCGCGCCGCCAAGCACGGCATGTGGACGGGGGTCGGCCCCATCTACGGCGGGCTGAGGGCCGATTACCTGGTCCCCGGGGCCAGCTACGACCAGATGCCCAACTACGTCAGCACCACGACCGAGGACCTCCAGCGACTGTACGGGACCGAAGGTGGCCAGTCGACCACGAGACTCAGCTTCATTTGGTGA
- the LOC135249814 gene encoding 5-phosphohydroxy-L-lysine phospho-lyase-like yields the protein MEMFNKQKTLTMRKKLIGQSCRLFYSDDPVKIVRARGQYLYDENGTKYLDCISNVHHVGHCHPAITKAAAAQMELLNTNTRFLHDNIVRYADRLAATLPDKLCVFYFVNSGSEANDLALRLARQYSRHEDVIVLDHAYHGHLTSLIDISPYKFRKLGGQKEWVHVAPLPDTYRGRYREDHPDPAQAYADTVKDLIEEVQKKGRKISAFFVETLPSVGGQIIPPTGYFQKVAEHVHAAGGLFVADEVQAGFGRAGTHFWGFQLQGEDFCPDIVTMGKPMGNGHPVACVATTQEVASAFTANGVEYFNTFGGNPVSCAIGLAVLDVIEEENLRGNARDVGARLRSLLQGLMAKHPLIGHVRGAGLFVGMELVTDREKRTPASAVAAQLVNRMKEERIVLSTDGPDENVVKFKPPMCFSAADAELVAEKIDHILTGMESERQKTGDRV from the exons ATGGAGATGTTCAATAAGCAAAAGACCCTGACAATGCGGAAAAAACTTATTGG GCAATCTTGCCGGCTTTTTTACTCGGATGATCCAGTGAAGATAGTTAGAGCTCGCGGACAGTATTTATACGACGAGAATGGGACGAAGTACCTGGACTGCATCAGCAATGTTCATCACG TGGGGCACTGCCATCCAGCCATTACCAAGGCTGCGGCTGCTCAGATGGAACTCCTGAACACCAACACGCGTTTCCTGCACGACAACATTGTCCGTTACGCCGACCGCCTCGCCGCCACCCTCCCGGACAAGCTCTGCGTCTTCTACTTTGTGAACTCTGG GTCAGAAGCCAACGATCTTGCCCTGCGCTTGGCTCGCCAGTACAGCCGCCACGAGGACGTGATCGTGCTGGACCA TGCATACCATGGACATCTGACGTCACTGATTGACATCAGTCCCTACAAGTTCAGGAAACTGGGGGGGCAGAAAGAATGGGTTCACGTG GCCCCGCTCCCTGACACCTATAGGGGGCGCTATAGGGAGGACCACCCAGACCCTGCCCAAGCCTATGCAGATACTGTGAAGGATCTGATAGAAGAGGTTCAGAAGAAAGGCCGCAAG ATTTCTGCTTTTTTCGTGGAGACTTTGCCCAGCGTCGGAGGCCAGATCATACCCCCCACCGGATATTTCCAGAAGGTTGCAGA gcACGTGCATGCGGCGGGGGGGCTGTTCGTGGCGGACGAGGTGCAGGCGGGGTTCGGACGGGCGGGCACCCACTTCTGGGGGTTCCAGCTGCAGGGCGAGGACTTCTGCCCCGACATCGTGACCATGGGCAAGCCCATGGGCAACGGGCACCCGGTGGCATGCGTGGCCACCACGCAGGAGGTCGCCAGCGCCTTCACCGCCAACGGCGTGGAGTACTTCAACACG TTTGGCGGAAACCCCGTGTCGTGTGCGATCGGGCTGGCGGTTCTGGACGTGATCGAGGAGGAGAACCTGCGGGGGAACGCCAGGGACGTGGGAGCTCGCCTCCGGAGCCTTCTGCAGGGCCTGATGGCCAAACACCCCCTCATTGGCCACGTGCG AGGCGCCGGGCTGTTCGTGGGGATGGAGCTGGTGACGGACCGGGAGAAACGCACCCCGGCCAGCGCGGTCGCCGCGCAGCTGGTGAACAG GATGAAGGAGGAAAGGATCGTCCTCAGCACGGACGGACCCGACGAGAACGTCGTCAAGTTCAAACCCCCGATGTGCTTCAGCGCGGCCGACGCGGAGCTCGTGGCTGAGAAAATAGACCACATTCTCACAG GTATGGAGTCGGAGAGACAAAAGACAGGAGACCGCGTTTGA
- the slu7 gene encoding pre-mRNA-splicing factor SLU7 has translation MPEESADKPGEGSEGVVGLEGLEEPKKMTREDWRKKKELEEQRKLGNAPAEVDEEGKDINPHIPQYISSVPWYIDPSKRPTLKHQRPQEENQRQFSSIGEWYRKGVQEKPVSTKFRKGSCENCGAMTHKKKDCLERPRKVGAKFTGTGMAPDEHSQIQLALDYDGKRDRWNGYDPEDHMRIVEEYSKVDLAKRTLKAQKLQDELASGKLVDQAASSRKQYGEDEHGLQEHNSEDEDEDKYADDIDMPGQNFDSKRRITVRNLRIREDIAKYLRNLDPNSAYYDPKTRAMRENPYANTGMVPEEVGYAGDNFARYTGDTITMAQSQLFAWEAYDKGSEVHLQADPTKLQLLHQSFKVKKEDFKEKQKDSILAKYGGQEHLDAPPRELLLAQTEDYVEYSRHGAVLKGQEKAVARSKYEEDVFINNHSSIWGSYWKEGCWGYNCCHSLVKQSYCTGEAGIKTASTTCIPFEEGLEEELQEEPKSLMEMHQEKMKEKKKKKKKNKNKKHDSDSSDEEDEETKKRKLKKALCAEDLRLKQVAELMQIDERKRPYYSLQEVKEPTEEEMEAFRMKRQRPDDPMADFLSQL, from the exons ATGCCCGAAGAGAGCGCGGACAAGCCCGGCGAGGGGTCGGAGGGGGTGGTCGGACTGGAGGGTTTGGAAGAACCCAAGAAGATGACCAGGGAAGActggaggaagaagaaggagtTGGAGGAGCAACGAAAGCTGGGAAACGCACCCGCTGAAGTTGATGAAGAGGGAAA ggaCATTAACCCTCACATTCCCCAGTACATCTCCTCTGTTCCCTGGTACATCGACCCCTCTAAGAGGCCCACCCTTAAGCACCAGCGGCCCCAGGAGGAGAATCAGAGACAGTTCTCCTCTATAGGGGAGTGGTACAGGAAGGGAGTCCAGGAG AAACCCGTCAGCACCAAGTTTCGGAAGGGGTCGTGTGAAAACTGCGGTGCCATGACTCACAAGAAGAAGGACTGCCTGGAG AGGCCCAGGAAGGTGGGGGCGAAGTTCACTGGCACGGGCATGGCCCCGGACGAGCACTCCCAGATCCAGCTGGCGCTGGACTACGACGGGAAGCGGGACCGCTGGAACGGCTACGACCCGGAGGACCACATGCGCATCGTGGAGGAGTACAGCAAGGTGGACCTG GCGAAGCGAACTCTGAAAGCTCAGAAATTGCAGGACGAGCTCGCTTCAGGGAAGCTCGTGGATCAAGCT GCATCGTCCAGGAAGCAGTACGGAGAGGACGAGCACGGCTTACAG gagcACAACagcgaggacgaggacgaggacaaGTACGCGGACGACATCGACATGCCGGGCCAGAACTTCGACTCCAAGCGCCGCATCACCGTGAGGAACCTGCGAATCCGAGAGGACATCGCGAAG TACCTGAGAAATCTGGACCCGAACTCGGCCTACTACGACCCCAAGACCCGCGCCATGAGGGAGAACCCGTATGCCAACACGGGCATGGTCCCAGAAGA GGTGGGGTACGCGGGGGACAACTTTGCGCGCTACACTGGAGACACCATCACCATGGCCCAATCGCAGC TGTTTGCCTGGGAGGCCTATGACAAGGGCTCGGAGGTCCACCTGCAGGCCGACCCCACCAAGCTGCAGCTCCTGCACCAGTCATTCAAGGTCAAGAAGGAGGACTTCAAGGAGAAGCAGAAGGACAGCATTCTGGCAAAG TACGGGGGGCAGGAGCACCTGGACGCCCCTCCCCGGGAGCTGCTGCTGGCCCAAACGGAGGACTACGTGGAGTACTCACGACACGGTGCTGTGCTGAAGGGCCAGGAGAAGGCCGTGGCTCGCTCCAAATACGAGGAGGACGTCTTCATCAACAAccacagt TCTATCTGGGGATCCTACTGGAAAGAAGGATGCTGGGGCTACAACTGCTGCCACTCGCTGGTGAAACAGAGCTACTGCACGGGAGAGGCCGGCATCAAAACAGCC AGCACCACCTGCATCCCGTTTGAGGAGGGGCTAGAAGAGGAACTACAGGAGGAGCCAAAATCTTTAATGGAG ATGCATCAAGAGAagatgaaggagaagaagaagaagaaaaagaagaacaagaacaagaagcaCGACTCGGACAGCAGCGATGAAGAGGATGAAGAGACCAAGAAGAGGAAGCTGAAGAAG GCCCTGTGTGCAGAGGACCTGCGGCTGAAGCAGGTGGCCGAGCTGATGCAGATAGACGAGCGGAAGAGGCCCTACTACAGCCTGCAGGAGGTGAAGGAGCCCacggaggaggagatggaggccTTCCGCATGAAACGCCAGCGACCCGACGACCCCATGGCCGATTTCCTGAGCCAGCTGTGA